The proteins below are encoded in one region of Clostridium estertheticum:
- a CDS encoding SIR2 family protein, with the protein MSFSLNRELDELVNKLSTVKKIGFFFGAGSSMALNMPGIFKLTEDILIGINSRNNIKDLLIQVDKEKCGKSTIEDILNKIRVIRELTRDMEDYSYLGINGKMAKELDEEICNFIYDILSSKEEEIVLDKDIFNIPKKFFVWYNNINCENTKEIFTANYDLLFERSMESLSIPYFDGFVGAHRPFFFQESVEDIHKNITMPCEWIRLWKIHGSLGWFWEEIDNKYRVVRLGANSKKDNKNELVIYPSKDKYQSSRKQPFISYFDRLKSYLSDGEGVFIVSGYSFADEHINDVFYESLRKNPRMHVIVMFFEDQLLDNIQDKIVLYPNITVYCPSKVCLGGKIEDWGIENDKLKENGYDQYLAGNKLKIGDFKVLVEFLVNNSGRKRELLEEVGVSVE; encoded by the coding sequence ATGTCATTTAGTTTAAATAGGGAGTTAGATGAATTAGTAAATAAACTTTCAACAGTAAAGAAAATAGGTTTCTTTTTTGGTGCTGGTTCATCAATGGCATTAAATATGCCTGGAATTTTTAAGTTGACGGAAGACATCTTAATAGGAATAAATTCAAGAAATAATATTAAAGATTTATTGATACAGGTTGATAAAGAGAAATGTGGTAAATCAACTATAGAAGACATCTTAAATAAAATAAGAGTAATTAGAGAACTTACTAGAGATATGGAAGACTACAGCTACTTGGGCATCAATGGTAAAATGGCAAAAGAATTAGATGAAGAAATATGTAATTTTATTTATGATATTTTATCGTCAAAAGAAGAGGAAATTGTATTAGATAAAGATATATTTAATATACCAAAGAAATTTTTTGTTTGGTACAACAATATAAATTGTGAAAACACCAAAGAGATTTTCACAGCAAATTATGATTTACTATTTGAAAGAAGTATGGAAAGTCTATCTATTCCTTATTTTGATGGTTTTGTTGGTGCACATAGACCATTCTTTTTTCAGGAAAGTGTAGAAGATATACACAAGAATATTACTATGCCATGTGAATGGATCAGATTATGGAAAATACATGGTTCTCTTGGTTGGTTTTGGGAAGAAATTGATAATAAATATAGAGTAGTAAGACTGGGCGCAAACTCTAAAAAAGATAATAAAAATGAATTAGTAATATATCCATCTAAAGACAAATATCAATCATCACGAAAACAACCATTTATATCATATTTTGATAGATTAAAAAGTTATTTAAGTGATGGTGAAGGTGTATTTATTGTAAGCGGATACTCCTTCGCAGATGAACATATAAATGATGTTTTTTATGAGTCATTGAGAAAAAATCCAAGAATGCATGTAATAGTTATGTTTTTTGAGGATCAATTATTAGATAATATTCAAGATAAAATCGTTTTATACCCTAATATTACTGTATATTGCCCTAGCAAAGTGTGCCTAGGTGGTAAAATAGAAGATTGGGGAATAGAAAATGACAAATTAAAAGAAAATGGTTACGATCAATATTTAGCTGGTAATAAACTAAAAATTGGTGACTTTAAAGTTTTGGTTGAATTCCTAGTTAATAACTCTGGAAGGAAAAGAGAGCTACTAGAGGAAGTTGGTGTAAGCGTTGAATAA